TCTGAGACATATTTTGATTTATCAGGGTCTTTTTTTGCTATTTTACGCAGGTAATTCATGATCCTTGTCGGATTGTTTCCAAAACGAGCAGTAAGTGCTCTACCTCTGGCTCTAGTTTCTTCAACTACGGGGTCAAACCATTTAGCATTACTTTTTTTTCTTTTTTTCATACACTTTAATTATACCCTGAGTTCAAGTGGTGTAACAATTTCAGGGAGAAATAGACCTAATGTTGCATTTATATTTTTCATATGTATTTTCTTGTTTACGTTTGCTAGATGGGCACAGTTCCAGGTTAATAAGATATCAATTTTGTAAACTGAAGCAAATGCTAGATGCAATGCATCTCTCGTATCTTTTAATGGCATTAATTTATTCTTAAGATAGATTTCAATAATCTTATCAACTTGTTCTATAGGATTTAATATATGGATGCCTTTTGTTAGCTTTATTGCATATATTTGATTTGGGAAATTTCCTCCTTTTAGTTCTTCTAAGACAAAATTGCTTATATATAAATCATAAAAATGTTTTTCATTGTTCCACCATTCTCTTGTTCTCTTAATATGAACATCAAGCTCTGATCTTTCATCAACATAATAACTAAAAATAGTTGTATCTAAATAAACACTTTGTTTCATAATACATTTAATTTTAGCACTCTACAAACACGAGAAAGATTTTTTGAGGTGGGGTGGGAGTGGTGGGGGGTAATGGGGTGAGGTAATTAAATAGCAACCTATGCAACTCGAAAGTTTTTCCCAATCGGAATAAAATTATCTGTGTGTCCTTTTTCCAACTTATTCTTAATCTCTTCAAATTTACAAACTTGTTCGGGTGTGAAAAGAATCTCTCCACACATTTCACAAACTTCTACATAAACATCAATTAATGCTGAATTGTTTCCACCATTAATAGTGTGGATGATCTTTTTTATTTCAATTCTATCTGAACCACACGATGGGCATTTAAAGTTTTGCATTGTTATTTCCTTTTCTTATATTCTACCCATTTCTTTGGATTAGGCCTATAAACAGTAATTAGAATGGCTATTTGAGATCCCTTATCCAGTGCCCATACAGTATGAATAGGCTCATTTTTATTATTAAAACTTAATACTAAACACGACGGCAGCGGCTTACTACTAGGATAGTCTTCTATTACTTCAGCATGCTTAATAGATGTTTTTATTTCAAGGATCGAAATATTGTCAGCATCTTTTTCTTGAAGAGCATGTTGAGTAATTCTAAAATTATCTGATTGAATGGCTGACTTTAAGTCTTCAAAATTTATGAATGTATTCTACAACAAGTGATCTAATATACATGTAACCAAAGGTTACATAAGTATTTTAATTAACATTACAAAAACACAAGAAAGATTTTTTGAGGTGAGGAGTAAGGGGATAGAGTGACTTACTTATGCTGTTTTCTTGCTCACTTGTTTTTTAAGTTTTGCTGCTTCTTCTCTAATATATTTTACATATTCTGAAGCAGACATCTTTTTTGTCTCTTCGTAGATTTTTCTTCTTATTTTATGTAATTCTTCAAGCGGATCTTTTTCTTTTCTTTTCATATGATTCTCCTTATTGTGAAACAAATTCTCTTGGTGAAACAATTTCAATTAAGCTATAACCTTCTCGTAAATTAATTACGTGAACACCTTTAATAGTTCTAGCTCGTACGATATGTTGAAAGTTCCATGAGACAATAAAATCACAATGATTTAAACTAGCAACAGCAATGTGAATAGCATCATTGATAGCATTAGAAGGCATCAATCCTTCATTAGTATAAATCTTAGCTAGATTATATGATTCATTGCTTGGAGTTAGAATCTCAGGTTGATATTTTTCAACCAATCTCAATAACTGTTTACGCCTTGTGTCATAAGCTCTATTAATTTCAACTTCAACAACTTCTGATATACAAAGTAAATGACTTTTACTTTTACCATAAACTTCTAAAAAATCTATAGTTAGCCTGTACTCACTTCTATTGGTTTCAAGAGCTAAATTCCATATAGAGGTATCAATATAAAGCTTTGTTTTCTTAATCATTATAATGATTATAACAGCTAGTTGTTCTGTCATGATATTCAACAAAAAATATTTCTAAAGAAAGGAGCAAAAGAAGATCTTCTTGAACTAAATTACTACTTCGCTAGAAACTAGATGATAGAAGAACTTTCTAAAAAACACAAAAGATTTTTTGAGGTGAGGAGTAGGGGGATAACACATCATCAGAGCGACACATCAAATATTAAGTCTTCATTCAAATTTTATAGATGTGACTTTTGGTTGCGTGAATTTTTAATTCAATATGATATATTTACGAGCATGATCACTGAAGATAAAAAATATATCTCAAGTGTTTTAAAGAATTTAGGGTTCGCATTTCTAACACCTTTGGGCTCAGTTACTTTTCAATATCTGGTTCTAAAAAAGAGCTTCTTTAGTGGACACACGGCCTTATGTTCATTAGCATCATTTGTTGGTTGGTGATTATTGTTTTTAGGGTATAATTTTGTTAAGGAGAAGAAAAATGATAAGTAACCTTGAAGGTTTAATAGCAGTTGGCTCAATATTAATTCCTGCAATACTTTTAACTGTATACTTCATATACGATCAAAATAAAACTAAAAAAAGAGAAAAGAAAAGTTAAAGAAAAACACAAAAAGATTTTTTTGGTGAGGGATGGTGGAAGGTTATTACTAAATTTTATTCTACAATAATTATTGTTTTCCCAGATGGTGAGAACTTAAATTCAATACCTTCATTTTTTCTTGACAACACTTTTCTAAGAGCAATGTCAAAGTCTTGCCAATTTTGAACATTGTTTTGCATATCATTTGTAAAATCTATTTGCTCGGCAGACTCAAATGAATAACCTAGAATGTCGTTATCCACTAGTACACGCCTTGGTATAACTCTAATATTTCCATTTTTACTTGTAGTAACTGCATAGTGTAGGTTCCCTCTCCATGTGCCTTCTCGATGAATAATCGTAAATATTGTTTTACCTGGCTCTGATTCACCTTTTAGTTCTCTTAGTTTAGGAGTTAGCTTTCTAAGTGAGCTTACTATATCAGATGTATCAAGACCATTAATTTGATATTCTTTTAAAGCTAAAGCAGCAGCTATCAATTCTAATACGCTTGGATCAAGGGGCGCTCTTTCATGTGTGGCGTTCTCGCAGCTTTTTAAAAATGACCAAAATTCCTCATACCTACCATACCTATCAGCTGCGTCCTGAAAACTAATATGAATTCTTTCAAGTTCTTTTTTTGCTTCGTTTAAGTTAGTTATTTGTTCTTTTGTTTCACTAGTTGTTTCTGCTCTACTCTTGAATTTGTCAGTTGTTGACTTGCTGAATATTGTATATGAGTCAGGAGTTGGCTTTAATATTCCTGATGGTTTTGGTTTCCCTTCTTCTTTTTTCTGTGCCTGCCCAACAGCTAGTGAGGGAAGCATGTTGTGTGTCATTAATGATACTGAATACATAAAAAATCAGCTCCTAGAAATACAATGCTTGTATGCAAATAAATTTGATAATGGTACAAAACTAACAGGTTCTTTAGTTCAAAAAACTGCACATTTATGCAGCAATAATTTCTTCATTAATTGTTAATCTTTGATTCAATGGATTTAAATTGTTTATTAACTTAATCTTAACTGGTTTTTTATCGGGGGGTTGTTCTGTAGAGTATTGAATCACTTTAGCGTTTTGTTTGTATTTGCTGTAATGTGCTAACTTTTTTACAGTGTGCATAGCATGAAAAATATTTCCAAAGGATGGATTTAAAGGCTCATTTCTTATTCTCTGGTATTTTAAAAACTTATAATACCAGGATAAATAATAGTTAAATGCTGAAGATCTATCTTCACCATCAAACCCTTTCATGCTGTGATTAACGACTAATGCTTCTTTTGCAGTTAAGGCAGCATATGACTCTCCATCTCCTGAAGAAGAAGTAATTATCGTCACATCTTTTACAGGAAGCTGCTTATTTCCAATCTTAAAGTTTTGCAAGCAAGCAATTATTTTATCACCTTGAATTTCAGATCTACATGAGTCTGCAATTATAACAAACTTCATGCTCTTACAAAGTGGTCCACCATTATCATCTAAGCTTGCAATTGCTTTTGCAATCTCTTCAGACGTAATATCACTGTCTGAAGCTTTTATACATCCATTCTTATCTCCATGCATATTATAGTGAAATATGAAGGTTGTTTTACCACTAGCTTTTGCATTGTTTGCAGCTTTTATAAATCTATCTAAGATATTTTTTTTTGTAGCTGTTAAAGCTTTTGGTAAGGAACCATCTTTAACTTGTGGTAGTTCATCCCATATCCCACGGTTTTCTACACAAACAGTAAAGTCACTAATATTAAAATTTTCTTTGTAAGTCATTCCTATTTCAGCAAGGTCGTTTTCTATCTCAACTAATTCTCCAGGCACACTTGCTAAGAAACAAGCCGTACTCCCATCTTTTGGAATGTCAATTTTATAAAAATTCTCCCAGGATAATTGTTGTCCCTTAAAATTATTA
The nucleotide sequence above comes from Candidatus Melainabacteria bacterium. Encoded proteins:
- a CDS encoding caspase family protein encodes the protein MEISFRFRNQVEDKNNLQHVSSHNNSLLAKSNNSQYQSVQVLEDKSSTFVKMLKILFSPFILLGRFIKSVFFTNAVEINKKNQEELEKIPKEGIDASVEKNPRLIFTDYKKLEETLGSKKAREIRKEAAFKLALIDPNFILENQAKSLYEYEPYASEVISTAKKLKAILNNLQKTVTFKETQVFLNKTLTEILQENDKNFNLDAVLNKVKEDTGIPLECIGISNGDGNIHRVFEFILANNFTSKNSEPVFIGLSCLELSNIKTEDELIELIKQKIKLETNNFKGQQLSWENFYKIDIPKDGSTACFLASVPGELVEIENDLAEIGMTYKENFNISDFTVCVENRGIWDELPQVKDGSLPKALTATKKNILDRFIKAANNAKASGKTTFIFHYNMHGDKNGCIKASDSDITSEEIAKAIASLDDNGGPLCKSMKFVIIADSCRSEIQGDKIIACLQNFKIGNKQLPVKDVTIITSSSGDGESYAALTAKEALVVNHSMKGFDGEDRSSAFNYYLSWYYKFLKYQRIRNEPLNPSFGNIFHAMHTVKKLAHYSKYKQNAKVIQYSTEQPPDKKPVKIKLINNLNPLNQRLTINEEIIAA
- a CDS encoding YgiT-type zinc finger protein, with the translated sequence MQNFKCPSCGSDRIEIKKIIHTINGGNNSALIDVYVEVCEMCGEILFTPEQVCKFEEIKNKLEKGHTDNFIPIGKNFRVA
- a CDS encoding PIN domain-containing protein, whose product is MKQSVYLDTTIFSYYVDERSELDVHIKRTREWWNNEKHFYDLYISNFVLEELKGGNFPNQIYAIKLTKGIHILNPIEQVDKIIEIYLKNKLMPLKDTRDALHLAFASVYKIDILLTWNCAHLANVNKKIHMKNINATLGLFLPEIVTPLELRV
- a CDS encoding PIN domain-containing protein yields the protein MTEQLAVIIIIMIKKTKLYIDTSIWNLALETNRSEYRLTIDFLEVYGKSKSHLLCISEVVEVEINRAYDTRRKQLLRLVEKYQPEILTPSNESYNLAKIYTNEGLMPSNAINDAIHIAVASLNHCDFIVSWNFQHIVRARTIKGVHVINLREGYSLIEIVSPREFVSQ
- a CDS encoding DUF4258 domain-containing protein, whose product is MNFEDLKSAIQSDNFRITQHALQEKDADNISILEIKTSIKHAEVIEDYPSSKPLPSCLVLSFNNKNEPIHTVWALDKGSQIAILITVYRPNPKKWVEYKKRK